The region CCGCCAGAACAGCGCGTCCTTCTCGGCACAGGGCAACGGGACGTCGCAGACCGACCCGAATGCTCTTTCATCGGGATACGGCAACACCTTCACACTCGCGCTGGCGGTCGCCCACGCGGTGGATATAGGGGCGACCGTCATCAACTTATCTGAAGTGGCGTGCGCGCCGACGGCATCGGGCTTGGATGACGCCGCGCTTGGACAGTCGGTCCGGTATGCCTTCGAGCACAACGTGGTGGTGGTGGCGGCCGCTGGCAACGTGAACGCGAACGGTCTCTGCAGGACTCAAAATGGCGAACACGATCCGAATCTCTCGATAGAAGACGCGTGGAAGTCGGTTTCCACGGTCGCTAGCCCGGCCTGGTTCGACGATTACGTCCTGACCGTCGGGTCTGTAGCTCCAGACGGCCACCCGAGCGACTTCTCGCTGCACGGCCCGTGGATAGACGTCGCCGCACCCGGCGAAAATGTAACTTCCCTCGGTCCCAACGGAATCGGGCTCATCAACGCGATACCCAACGCACAGGGTGGTTTGGCCGAGATCAACGGGACCAGCTTCGCGGCCGCATTGGTCTCCGGTGAGGTCGCCCTGGTGCGGTCCCGGTTCCCGCAGCTCTCGGCCGCCGAAGTGATGGACAGGGTCAAGCGCACCGCTCACACTCCCGAACAAGGTCCCAATACCGCAACCGGATACGGTGTCGTGGATCCGGTTGCGGCCGTGACCGATGACATCCTGCCCTCTACCGGCGTACCCGATTCTGCCCTGGCCCATCCGATAGCGGCGCCGCCGCGCCCCTCGGTGGATCACCGAATGCTGCACATCGTGCTCAGCGTGCTTGGCGCGTGCCTGGCTGTAGCACTCATCGCCACCCTGTTGATCGGGAAGCCGCAGGAACGTTGACGTGAGTCAGGAGATTCCAGCGACACAGCCGCATTCGGATGTCAACGCGGTGAATCCGCGGCGTTGCGGTGCTTCCAGTAGCGCCCGTCATCACGTTGTCCCCACCCACCCAGAATTCCGTACTGAGGGCCTGCGCCCGGAACCGAGGTTCGTCTTTGGCCGCGACTGAATACCCCGATGAATGGAACGCCGACGAAACGCGTCCCCATTTCGAACCGCACGATGGCATCGAAACATTCGGCCACACCGGTGAACACGAACCGCACTGGCCCGTGCCCCCGGGCGACGCGGACTTCGATGAAGTGGAAGAAAGAGCAGCAGAACTGCTGGCCCAGATGGCTCATCGCCGCCCGGCATTGGGCAGCGCTTTCCCTGCAGTCGTCGAGCCGGACCCGCCGTTAGACAACGATGACGCCTACCCCAGCGAGATGATCCTTCCTGACCCGGAGTCGACCTCTCAGCTTCGATTCGAGCCTGACGAGGATGCAGCCACCGAACCGCAAGCGGCACATCTTGATAGCGCTGATGTATCGCCTGACGTGCCTACCCAATCGCCCGTCGGTGGTGACCGTCACCCCGCTCGGCACATCACGCCACCGCCGTGGCAGACGTCCGTTCCGCCAGTCCGGGGCGATGACCGATCCGACGATGGGGGGAGCTCACTGCTGTCCCGCCACGACGGGTCATCCGATCTGGACGGGCCGCCGCCGGCGCCATCACCTCCCCGGCAGCCACCAGGGGCTGTTCCGGACTGGCGACAGATGATGCCGGAACCCGCACCAGGATGGCCACCTCCTCCGCCCGGCTGGCCGTACGGGCCGCCGCCGCTCCCACCGCCGGGATGGCGACGCGTTCGCCCCGTGGACCGGCCGGTCTCTGTGGCGCCGCCGCTCGACCCCGCCTCATCGCGGAGCCTGGCGACGCCGCCGTCGCTGGACGAGGTCGAGATCATCAAACATGCGCGCCAGGCGCCGACGTCGGGGTGGCAACGAATGGTGTATCTGCTTTCAGGTGGCCTGATCACCCCGCGGCCGTCGCGCAGGGAGCGCGAACGCGAGGAACTTCTCGAACGGATCCGGCGGCCATTTGTCGGCGACTTCCGTATTGCAGTGATGTCCATCAAGGGCGGCGTCGGCAAGACCACCACCACACTGGGCTTGGGTTCGGCGTTGGCCACGGTGCGCACCGACCGCGTGATCGCCGTTGACGCCAACCCTGATTGTGGGACGCTTGCCGACCGCGTCCTGGACGCCTCGACGTCATCCACCGTGCGAGACCTGCTGCGCGATCACAGCATCCGGCGATACGCCGACGTGCGCAGCCACACCCGGATGGCGACAAGTCGCCTAGAAGTACTTGCCAGCGAGCAGGATCCTGCTGTGGCAGAAGTGTTTGGAGAGGCTGATTACCGCCGGACCATGGAAATTCTGGGTGACTACTACAATCTGATCCTCACTGACTGTGGCACCGGCATCATGCATTCGGCGATGGTTGGAGTGCTCGATCTGGCTGACACCATCGTGTTGGTCAGTTCACCCGCGATCGATGCCACACGAAGTGCCGCAGCAGCTTTGGATTGGCTGGTAGAACATGGTCGCGCGGACCTGGTCCGCGAGGCACAAGTAGTACTCAGCGCGTCACGGCCGGGCTCGGCATCGCTGCGTGTGGACAAGGTGTGTGAATACTTCGAAGCACGTTGTGGTTCGGTACACGTGATCCCCTTTGAACCGCATCTGGCCGAGGGTGCCGACTTCGACTTCGGACTCCTCAGAGCGGAGACTGCGCAGGCCTATCTCGAACTGGCGGGTGCGGTGTCGGATAAGTTCGCGTCCTCGCGTCCTTTGTCTCGAACCCGTCGACGTCCCGGGCCGTGAGGACTTGGTAAGGAAAGGCAGGTGACTGGTGAGCTTGCCGCACCCGTCTTCTGAGCCAGATGCCGGCGGCGAGGAGGAGTTCAGTCGGATCACCGTACTGGTGGGCCGTCAGCTCATCGACGTCGGTGTCGACGCTGGACTCGGTGTTTCTGTGGTGGCGAACGACGTCATCGAACTCGCTGAGCTGCAGCCGTCTGTCCCAACGGATCCGATGATCGAGTATGGGAGTGGCGACGACAAGTGGACGCTCGCCCGACTGACCGGAGCCATGATCGATCCCGACCAGTCGCTGGCAGAGGCCGACGTGCGCGACGGCGAGATCTTGATGATCCAGCCGACGGACGCACCCGAATCGTCGATCCTGGTCGACAGCATCGCAGACAACGCCGAAATGCGAGATGCCGGCCGTTCACTAGCCCGGGGCGCTCACGCGACAACGGCATGGTTGTTGTTCGGCGGTCTGGTCTCGCTGTTGCCGACGCTGACTTTGTCAGCAGCTAGCAGACCATCATCGATCGTCACATTCCCGGTGGCTGTCGTCTTAGCATTCGTGGTGGGGATCGCTTGTGTAGCAAGCGGATGGATTTTGGCCTACCGACCGAAGCGCCGACGCCTATCCGCGGGGCTGTGCGGCCTGGGACTGCCGCTGATCCTTGCCGCCGGATTCCTGGCGCTACCGGGCAGTGGACAACTAGCCGCCTTGTCCATGGCCCTGGCGATCGTCGGAGCGGTTGCTGTGCTGCAGCTTCTGATCACCGACTTGGCCCGAGCGGCCCACACTGCCATCATCTGTCTTGCTGCCGTGGGCGCACCCGCCATGGCAGCACAGATGGCGTGGGGTGGTGATCCTGCTGTGGCCGGGTCCATTATCGCCGCCGGTGGCGTGCTGACCGTCTACCTCGCACCAAGAGTGACGATCCTGCTGTCAAGACTTCCGATACCCCGGGTTCCTACCGCTGGTGAGCCGCTCGACGAGATCGAAACCGAAGGTGGCACCAACGTGGAGGGCGTCAATGCGTTGGGGAAGCAGGTGATTCCCACTGAGGAGGGAATGGCACAACGTGTCGGTCGAGCTACGGAGCATTTGACCGGAATTGTGGCGGCCACCACCATTCTGGTTATCGCGGGTTGTTTCCTCACGCTTGATCCCCATGGTGGGCTCTCTTGGCAGAAAGAGGTTTTCGTCGCAGCCGCCGCTACCGCTCTGTGCCTACGCGGCCGCAGCCATCACAATGTCGTCCAGTCGGCTTTGTTGATCGCCGGAGGTCTTGCGATCGCGTTGATATCCATCATCAGAATGGCAAGTTCCGAGCAGCGGTGGCAGGTTGCCTGCGGAATCGCTCTCGTGGTCTTGGCATCGATAGTTGCGGTCTGCGGGCTGGTCGCGCCACGTCTGGACTTCTCCCCGGTGATGCGCCGGTGGGTCGAGATCGGTGAATATCTGTCGATCGGTCTACTGTTTCCACTGCTGTGTTCGGTCACGAACCTGTACGGCGTGTTTCGCGGGCTACGGCTTTGACATCAGCTCTTCGGCACCGTGACACTTGCGCTGACGCGGTCGGCGACCATCCCGTCGTGGGCGAGTAGCGCTGCGCGCTGGGATAGTTCGGGACCCGGCGGAAGCAACGACAGTATCGCCCATGGAGCAGGCTGAGGGGTGTCTTGTGTCCCACCGGTTACCGGGACGCCGACCAGACCGAGTGCGGCCGCTGCCGAAGCATCAGCCACGTGATAGCGCACTCCGAGGTCGCTGACATAGAACAGCGCGCCTGCCGCTTGGCTATCGCGCGCAGAACCGATCTCCTGAACATATTCGCCAGTGCCGGGACGCACATAGACGCTGTCGAGCCCCGGGCCGTCGCCGTCAGCGGTCGCCAGCGCGACCGGCCGCGCGGCGGCGCTCAGGGGAAGGTGACTGCCCACCAGAAGCCGGGTGTCAGCTGTGGTGGCGGCCGACCCACGCTGCCACGACATACACACCACCGGACTGGAGCTAGCCGGAATGAAAACCGGTGCAACGGAGGGATAGTGATCGATTGGCAAGTTGTGGACCACGGGCGCCCGGCTGATCAGCGCGGCTGCCAACGGCTGGGCTGCCGTTGGCAATTGCGGATTTCCGTAACGGATGATGTCGGCGGCGGGAGCTGAAATCGGCTGCAGCCCCTCACGCGTCGCTACGTAGAGTTGGCTGCCGCGAGAATCGGCACTCTGCAGGATGGCGCCCACCTGATATCCCGGCGGCAGATAGGCGGTTTGTTCACCCGCGCCATTGATTGTGATCGGTGAAATCGGATCGACCAGTGGAAATGACTCCAAAAGGCCCCGGGACACTTCGCGCGCGTCGTCGGGTCCTAATCGCAAGGCGGCGCGGATGATCGGGTTCGCCGGATCGATCGACGCTCGCACCCCTTGGTAAATCAGGTAGGTTGCGCCGTCTGTGACCGCGAGGATCGATTGCTCTGCCGATGCGGCATGGATCGCCCCGTCCAGATCGGGATCGTTGGCCAACACGGACGTCGTGACCGTTGGGATGCCGTCCGGAGCTTGCGTGGAGTCGCAAACCGTCCACGACGACATC is a window of Mycobacterium sp. 3519A DNA encoding:
- the mycP gene encoding type VII secretion-associated serine protease mycosin, which encodes MLDFTAAWRFSRGAGQRVAVIDTGVAPDLRLPALVPGGDYVSTSDGLSDCDVHGTLVAGLIAAAPSPNDGFAGVAPDATIISIRQNSASFSAQGNGTSQTDPNALSSGYGNTFTLALAVAHAVDIGATVINLSEVACAPTASGLDDAALGQSVRYAFEHNVVVVAAAGNVNANGLCRTQNGEHDPNLSIEDAWKSVSTVASPAWFDDYVLTVGSVAPDGHPSDFSLHGPWIDVAAPGENVTSLGPNGIGLINAIPNAQGGLAEINGTSFAAALVSGEVALVRSRFPQLSAAEVMDRVKRTAHTPEQGPNTATGYGVVDPVAAVTDDILPSTGVPDSALAHPIAAPPRPSVDHRMLHIVLSVLGACLAVALIATLLIGKPQER
- a CDS encoding AAA family ATPase, with the translated sequence MDRPVSVAPPLDPASSRSLATPPSLDEVEIIKHARQAPTSGWQRMVYLLSGGLITPRPSRREREREELLERIRRPFVGDFRIAVMSIKGGVGKTTTTLGLGSALATVRTDRVIAVDANPDCGTLADRVLDASTSSTVRDLLRDHSIRRYADVRSHTRMATSRLEVLASEQDPAVAEVFGEADYRRTMEILGDYYNLILTDCGTGIMHSAMVGVLDLADTIVLVSSPAIDATRSAAAALDWLVEHGRADLVREAQVVLSASRPGSASLRVDKVCEYFEARCGSVHVIPFEPHLAEGADFDFGLLRAETAQAYLELAGAVSDKFASSRPLSRTRRRPGP
- the eccD gene encoding type VII secretion integral membrane protein EccD, with product MSLPHPSSEPDAGGEEEFSRITVLVGRQLIDVGVDAGLGVSVVANDVIELAELQPSVPTDPMIEYGSGDDKWTLARLTGAMIDPDQSLAEADVRDGEILMIQPTDAPESSILVDSIADNAEMRDAGRSLARGAHATTAWLLFGGLVSLLPTLTLSAASRPSSIVTFPVAVVLAFVVGIACVASGWILAYRPKRRRLSAGLCGLGLPLILAAGFLALPGSGQLAALSMALAIVGAVAVLQLLITDLARAAHTAIICLAAVGAPAMAAQMAWGGDPAVAGSIIAAGGVLTVYLAPRVTILLSRLPIPRVPTAGEPLDEIETEGGTNVEGVNALGKQVIPTEEGMAQRVGRATEHLTGIVAATTILVIAGCFLTLDPHGGLSWQKEVFVAAAATALCLRGRSHHNVVQSALLIAGGLAIALISIIRMASSEQRWQVACGIALVVLASIVAVCGLVAPRLDFSPVMRRWVEIGEYLSIGLLFPLLCSVTNLYGVFRGLRL
- the eccB gene encoding type VII secretion protein EccB — encoded protein: MPAQVTTRAQVNGYRFLIRRLEHALIRADSRMIHDPMRGQMRAMSVGIVIAVLLCGTGAVLAFMKPAPNFGNSSIMIGKGNGQLLVRIGDRLHPALNLASARLIAGRNDPPIQVDDKFINSVPLGPAVGIIGAPTSIAGGDDMTMSSWTVCDSTQAPDGIPTVTTSVLANDPDLDGAIHAASAEQSILAVTDGATYLIYQGVRASIDPANPIIRAALRLGPDDAREVSRGLLESFPLVDPISPITINGAGEQTAYLPPGYQVGAILQSADSRGSQLYVATREGLQPISAPAADIIRYGNPQLPTAAQPLAAALISRAPVVHNLPIDHYPSVAPVFIPASSSPVVCMSWQRGSAATTADTRLLVGSHLPLSAAARPVALATADGDGPGLDSVYVRPGTGEYVQEIGSARDSQAAGALFYVSDLGVRYHVADASAAAALGLVGVPVTGGTQDTPQPAPWAILSLLPPGPELSQRAALLAHDGMVADRVSASVTVPKS